The following proteins are encoded in a genomic region of Alosa alosa isolate M-15738 ecotype Scorff River chromosome 10, AALO_Geno_1.1, whole genome shotgun sequence:
- the c10h3orf14 gene encoding uncharacterized protein C3orf14 homolog, translating to MYDESELSKKHEDILGKRAELLEQMEIQYQHQKVKKKQQSTMSKAAQERNAQLLGDIKTLEDKLRMKQPLHPDVLTLETCYWASMEENLPEWEPFLLGRGPAPGHRRAWSPGRRRQENTGVPRDTQDRGLPPRPRKPRAV from the exons ATGTACGACGAATCTGAGCTAAGCAAGAAACACGAGGATAT ATTAGGGAAAAGGGCGGAGTTGCTGGAACAAATGGAGATTCAATATCAACATCAGAAAGTCAAGAAGAAACAACAAAGCACGATGTCCAAGGCTGCGCAGGAAAGAAATGCGCAACTGCTCGGG GACATTAAAACTTTGGAAGATAAACTGAGAATGAAGCAACCTTTACATCCAGATGTACTCACCCTTGAG ACTTGTTACTGGGCATCCATGGAAGAGAATCTTCCGGAATGGGAACCCTTCCTCCTGGGCAGAGGTCCAGCTCCCGGTCACCGCAGGGCCTGGTCACCTGGTCGGCGCAGGCAGGAGAATACAGGTGTACCTCGAGACACACAGGACCGAGGGCTTCCCCCGCGTCCTAGGAAACCCCGTGCTGTATGA
- the fezf2 gene encoding fez family zinc finger protein 2, protein MANSLPLETVMACPGLGSRTGATAAPKALAFSIDRIMSKTSEPKGSSGDRRGLDVSEGKKMVGLCSPIPCMIPIQHFGYDLQAKALMNYSELWKANFRGTLCTSAGMCKANCGMCGKTDSGFKHSLLPGARVIKPQVIHQAMAMPTNGSLYYFNYLDSAYHQSDLLSGHLFSSALANSQAQASLSAHHKLLLLENAKLASATADKFPTPQYPHKEHLPGQLDQIVKENHTLASEKNGAKAHNKANNCAADGKPKNFTCEVCGKVFNAHYNLTRHMPVHTGARPFVCKVCGKGFRQASTLCRHKIIHTQEKPHKCNQCGKAFNRSSTLNTHVRIHAGYKPFICEFCGKGFHQKGNYKNHKLTHSGEKQFKCSICNKAFHQVYNLTFHMHTHNDKKPFTCGTCGKGFCRNFDLKKHIRKLHDNTIIAGNDSSRGLPS, encoded by the exons ATGGCAAACTCTCTTCCTCTCGAAACGGTCATGGCCTGCCCGGGACTAGGCAGCAGGACAGGGGCCACTGCTGCACCGAAGGCCCTGGCTTTCTCCATCGACAGGATCATGTCCAAGACTTCGGAACCAAAGGGCTCGTCGGGCGACCGCCGAGGACTGGACGTCTCCGAGGGCAAAAAGATGGTCGGCCTGTGTTCTCCTATACCCTGCATGATTCCCATCCAGCATTTCGGCTACGACTTGCAAGCCAAGGCGCTGATGAACTACTCCGAGTTGTGGAAAGCTAATTTTCGGGGCACACTATGCACTTCTGCCGGGATGTGCAAAGCCAACTGCGGGATGTGTGGCAAAACAGACTCGGGGTTCAAGCACTCCTTGCTCCCGGGGGCCAGAGTGATCAAACCCCAAGTCATTCACCAAGCCATGGCGATGCCAACCAACGGTTCTTTGTACTATTTCAATTATTTGGACTCTGCATATCACCAGTCAGATTTGCTAAGCGGACATTTGTTCTCATCTGCCTTGGCTAATTCTCAGGCGCAAGCTTCCCTTAGCGCACACCACAAACTTCTGCTGTTGGAGAACGCAAAACTGGCTAGCGCAACTGCGGACAAATTCCCAACACCGCAGTACCCACATAAAGAGCACCTACCGGGACAACTGGACCAGATTGTGAAAGAGAACCACACCTTGGCGTCGGAAAAAAATGGAGCGAAAGCGCACAATAAAGCCAATAATTGCGCAGCGGACGGGAAACCCAAAAACTTCACTTGCGAAGTATGCGGAAAG GTGTTTAATGCCCACTATAACCTCACGCGTCACATGCCGGTACACACGGGCGCAAGACCTTTTGTGTGTAAAGTATGCGGAAAGGGATTCCGCCAGGCGAGCACACTATGCAGACACAAAATCATCCACACGCAG gagAAACCACACAAGTGCAACCAGTGCGGGAAAGCGTTCAACAGAAGCTCAACCTTAAACACTCATGTCCGAATCCACGCAGGATACAAACCTTTTATCTGTGAATTCTGTGGCAAAGGTTTTCATCAAAAAG GAAACTACAAAAACCACAAGCTGACGCACAGCGGAGAGAAGCAGTTCAAGTGCTCCATCTGTAACAAGGCCTTCCACCAAGTCTACAACCTTACTTTCCATATGCATACCCACAACGACAAGAAACCCTTCACCTGCGGCACGTGTGGCAAAGGCTTCTGCCGGAACTTTGACTTGAAAAAGCACATAAGGAAATTGCACGATAATACGATAATTGCGGGAAATGATTCTTCCAGAGGACTCCCAAGCTGA